Proteins encoded in a region of the Streptomyces sp. NBC_01471 genome:
- a CDS encoding xanthine dehydrogenase family protein molybdopterin-binding subunit, which translates to MNQQPPATGAPVRRREGRAKVTGTASYAAEHRTSGRVHAWPVPAAIASGRVRAVHTGEALALPGTIAVLTADNAPRLGATDDPTLGVLQNDRVPHHGWHVALAVAETLEAARAAAQAVRVEYESDPHDSVLNAGDPAIYAPESANGGHPADRERGDFAAAHARAPVRVDVSYAVSPLHNHPMEPHASTAEWTGGHLTVHDSSQGATAVRQALSTLFGMPESDITVVSEHVGGGFGSKGTPRPHVVLAVMAALHTGRPVTLSLPRRQMAEAVGHRAPTLHHVRLGAGDDGVITALAHEVITHTSRIKEFVEQAAVPARVMYHSPHSLTTHRVAALDVPSPSWMRAPGEAPGMYALESAMDELAVATGLDPVELRLRNEPDTEPDSGLPFSSRHLTDCLKEGARRFGWSGRDPRPGVRREGGLLVGTGVAAATYPVLVSPSEATAHAAPDGTFRVRINATDIGTGARTVLAQIAADVLDVPLDRVAVDIGNSDLPSAPLAGGSSGTASWGWAVHEACTSLGELLVEHAGALPPEGLHTAADTSGQAGEPVPYARHAFGAHFAEVEVDKVTGEVRVRRMLGVYAAGRILNSRTARAQFIGGMVMGIGMALTEGSTVDPASGAFVESDLASYHVPVCADVRNIEAHWIDEVDEHLNPMGSKGIGEIGIVGTAAAIGNAFHHATGVRLRSLPLTVDKVLEAMDRPQE; encoded by the coding sequence GTGAATCAGCAACCGCCCGCGACCGGTGCCCCCGTCCGCCGCCGGGAAGGACGGGCGAAGGTCACCGGCACGGCCTCCTATGCGGCCGAACACCGCACGTCCGGCCGCGTCCACGCCTGGCCGGTCCCCGCCGCGATCGCGTCCGGCCGGGTCAGAGCCGTACACACCGGGGAGGCGCTGGCGCTGCCCGGCACCATCGCCGTACTCACCGCGGACAACGCGCCCCGGCTGGGAGCCACCGACGACCCGACCCTCGGCGTCCTCCAGAACGACCGGGTTCCGCACCACGGCTGGCACGTCGCCCTCGCCGTGGCCGAGACCCTCGAAGCGGCCCGTGCCGCGGCCCAGGCCGTGCGGGTGGAGTACGAGAGCGACCCCCACGACTCGGTCCTGAACGCCGGCGACCCCGCGATCTACGCGCCGGAATCCGCCAACGGAGGCCACCCCGCCGACCGGGAACGCGGTGACTTCGCCGCCGCTCACGCCCGGGCGCCCGTCCGCGTCGATGTCTCGTACGCCGTGTCCCCGCTCCACAACCACCCGATGGAGCCCCATGCCAGCACCGCCGAGTGGACCGGCGGACATCTGACCGTGCACGACTCCAGCCAGGGTGCGACGGCGGTCCGACAGGCCCTCTCCACGCTCTTCGGAATGCCGGAGAGCGACATCACCGTCGTCTCCGAACACGTCGGCGGCGGATTCGGCTCCAAGGGCACCCCGCGCCCCCACGTGGTGCTCGCCGTCATGGCCGCCCTGCACACCGGCCGCCCCGTGACCCTCTCGCTCCCGCGGCGGCAGATGGCCGAGGCCGTCGGCCACCGTGCCCCCACGCTGCACCACGTCCGGCTGGGGGCGGGCGACGACGGTGTCATCACCGCTCTGGCGCACGAAGTGATCACCCACACTTCGCGGATCAAGGAATTCGTGGAGCAGGCCGCCGTCCCCGCACGGGTCATGTACCACTCGCCGCACAGCCTGACGACTCATCGCGTCGCGGCCCTGGACGTCCCCAGCCCCTCCTGGATGCGGGCCCCCGGCGAGGCTCCGGGGATGTACGCGCTGGAGTCCGCGATGGACGAACTCGCCGTCGCCACCGGCCTGGACCCGGTGGAACTGCGGCTGCGGAACGAACCGGACACCGAGCCGGACAGCGGGCTGCCGTTCAGCAGCCGCCATCTCACCGACTGCCTGAAGGAGGGAGCGCGGCGCTTCGGCTGGAGCGGCCGGGATCCGCGCCCCGGAGTCCGGCGCGAAGGCGGGCTCCTCGTCGGAACCGGTGTCGCCGCCGCGACCTACCCCGTTCTCGTCTCCCCGTCCGAGGCCACCGCCCACGCGGCTCCCGACGGCACCTTCCGGGTACGGATCAACGCCACCGACATCGGGACGGGAGCCCGTACGGTCCTCGCTCAGATCGCCGCCGATGTGCTGGACGTACCGCTGGACCGCGTGGCGGTCGACATCGGCAACAGCGATCTGCCCAGCGCCCCGCTCGCGGGCGGCTCCTCGGGCACCGCGTCCTGGGGCTGGGCGGTCCACGAGGCGTGCACCTCGCTCGGCGAGCTGCTCGTCGAACACGCCGGAGCACTCCCGCCCGAGGGCCTGCACACCGCCGCCGACACCAGTGGGCAGGCCGGAGAACCGGTGCCCTACGCCCGGCACGCCTTCGGGGCCCACTTCGCGGAGGTGGAGGTCGACAAGGTGACCGGTGAGGTCCGTGTCCGGCGGATGCTGGGCGTGTACGCGGCCGGACGCATCCTCAACTCCCGTACGGCGAGGGCACAGTTCATCGGCGGCATGGTGATGGGCATCGGGATGGCTCTCACCGAGGGCAGTACGGTCGACCCCGCCTCCGGTGCCTTCGTGGAGAGCGATCTGGCCTCGTACCACGTCCCGGTCTGCGCGGACGTCCGGAACATCGAGGCGCACTGGATCGACGAGGTGGACGAGCACCTCAACCCGATGGGCAGCAAGGGAATCGGCGAGATCGGCATCGTCGGTACGGCCGCCGCGATCGGCAACGCCTTCCACCATGCCACCGGTGTCCGGCTGCGCTCGCTTCCGCTCACGGTCGACAAGGTGCTGGAGGCGATGGACCGCCCCCAGGAGTGA
- a CDS encoding endo alpha-1,4 polygalactosaminidase, whose product MSLVFRRAARLLAPALMVLVAGCSSGDPSGGSSPAASASARDGGVREPPARAAFDYQLGGPYRPPAGVRAVSRDRTADPVPGLYNICYVNAFQSQPGGAVGWWRKHHPDLLLHDRHGKPVVDEDWQEPLLDISGAAGREKLAGIVGRWIDGCADAGFDAVEPDNLDSYERSDHLLTADDAASFARLLAARAHRRGLAIAQKNTTDLLGERHRIGFDFAVVEECGRFEECTEFATAYRGRVFDIEYGTKDFDRACRSWGRKLSITLRDRDVSPAGERAHVYRRCDPTG is encoded by the coding sequence GTGTCTCTTGTGTTCCGCCGTGCCGCTCGTCTCCTCGCCCCGGCGCTGATGGTTCTCGTGGCCGGATGTTCGTCCGGCGATCCCTCCGGCGGCTCCTCGCCGGCCGCTTCGGCCTCCGCGCGGGACGGCGGCGTCCGCGAGCCCCCGGCCCGGGCCGCCTTCGACTACCAGCTGGGCGGGCCGTACCGGCCGCCCGCCGGGGTGCGGGCGGTCTCCCGTGACCGCACCGCGGATCCCGTACCCGGGCTGTACAACATCTGTTACGTCAACGCCTTCCAGTCGCAGCCCGGTGGGGCTGTCGGCTGGTGGCGCAAGCACCACCCCGACCTGCTGCTGCACGACCGCCACGGCAAGCCGGTCGTCGACGAGGACTGGCAGGAGCCCCTTCTCGACATCTCCGGCGCGGCCGGGCGCGAGAAGCTCGCGGGCATCGTCGGCCGCTGGATCGACGGCTGCGCCGATGCCGGTTTCGACGCGGTGGAGCCCGACAACCTCGACTCGTACGAGCGCTCGGACCACCTGTTGACCGCCGACGACGCGGCCTCCTTCGCCCGGCTGCTGGCCGCGCGGGCACACCGGCGGGGTCTCGCCATCGCCCAGAAGAACACCACCGACCTGCTGGGCGAGCGCCACCGCATCGGGTTCGACTTCGCCGTCGTCGAGGAGTGCGGGCGCTTCGAGGAGTGCACCGAGTTCGCCACCGCCTACCGGGGCAGGGTCTTCGACATCGAGTACGGCACCAAGGATTTCGACCGGGCCTGCCGTTCCTGGGGCCGGAAGCTGTCGATCACGCTGCGCGACCGCGATGTGAGCCCGGCCGGAGAACGGGCTCATGTGTACCGGCGGTGCGATCCCACCGGCTGA
- a CDS encoding NADP-dependent isocitrate dehydrogenase — MTDSTIIYTHTDEAPALATYSFLPVIQAYASTAGVTVESRDISLAGRIIASFPDRLDESRRVEDALAELGELAKTPGANIIKLPNISASIPQLKAAVAELQKLGYALPDYPDDPQTDEDKDVRARYDKVKGSAVNPVLREGNSDRRAPASVKNYAKAHPHRMGAWSSDSKTNVAHMDGDDFRSTEKSAVIGEPGSLRIELAGDDGTTTVLRESVPVLAGEVVDASVMRVAALREFFTAQIARAKAEDVLFSVHLKATMMKVSDPIIFGHVVRAFFPKTFAEHGAALAAAGLTPNDGLGGILKGLESLPEGAKIKESFEAELAEGPSLAMVDSDRGISNLHVPSDVIVDASMPAMIRTSGHMWGPDGGEADTLATIPDSSYAGIYQVVIDDCRANGAYDPSTMGSVPNVGLMAQKAEEYGSHDKTFEIPVTGTVRVLDGQGNAVLEHAVSAGDIWRMCQTKDLPIQDWVKLAVTRARATGTPAVFWLDEGRAHDAALIAKVKAYLPEHDTDGLQIEIMTPEDAIAFSLERIRRGEDTISVTGNVLRDYLTDLFPILELGTSAKMLSVVPLMNGGGLFETGAGGSAPKHVQQLVKENYLRWDSLGEFLALAVSFEHLAQTTGNARAQVLADTLDRATGTFLNEDKSPSRKLGGIDNRGSHFYLALYWAQELAAQTDDAQLAGAFSALAKTLGEQEQTIVGELVAVQGSPADIGSYYQPDPEKASAVMRPSATFNQAIATLG, encoded by the coding sequence GTGACTGACTCGACCATCATCTATACACATACCGACGAGGCCCCGGCCCTGGCGACGTATTCGTTCCTGCCGGTGATCCAGGCGTACGCCTCGACGGCCGGTGTGACCGTGGAGAGCCGTGACATCTCTCTCGCGGGGCGGATCATCGCCAGTTTCCCCGATCGTCTTGACGAGAGCCGACGGGTCGAGGACGCACTCGCCGAGCTCGGCGAGCTCGCCAAGACGCCCGGCGCGAACATCATCAAGCTGCCGAACATCTCGGCGTCCATCCCCCAGCTGAAGGCCGCCGTCGCGGAGCTGCAGAAGCTGGGCTACGCGCTGCCGGACTACCCGGACGACCCGCAGACCGACGAGGACAAGGACGTCCGCGCCCGGTACGACAAGGTCAAGGGCAGCGCCGTGAACCCGGTGCTGCGTGAGGGCAACTCGGACCGCCGCGCCCCCGCCTCGGTGAAGAACTACGCCAAGGCCCACCCGCACCGGATGGGCGCCTGGTCCTCCGACTCGAAGACGAACGTCGCCCACATGGACGGTGACGACTTCCGCTCCACCGAGAAGTCCGCCGTCATCGGTGAGCCCGGCTCGCTCCGTATCGAGCTGGCGGGGGACGACGGCACCACCACCGTGCTGCGCGAGTCGGTGCCGGTGCTGGCAGGCGAGGTCGTCGACGCCTCGGTGATGCGCGTGGCCGCGCTCCGTGAGTTCTTCACGGCGCAGATCGCCCGCGCCAAGGCCGAGGACGTGCTCTTCTCGGTCCACCTGAAGGCCACGATGATGAAGGTCTCCGACCCGATCATCTTCGGCCACGTGGTGCGCGCCTTCTTCCCGAAGACGTTCGCCGAGCACGGCGCGGCGCTCGCCGCCGCCGGGCTGACCCCGAACGACGGTCTCGGCGGCATCCTCAAGGGCCTGGAGTCGCTGCCCGAGGGCGCGAAGATCAAGGAGTCCTTCGAGGCGGAGCTGGCCGAGGGCCCCTCCCTGGCGATGGTCGACTCCGACCGCGGCATCTCCAACCTGCACGTACCGAGCGACGTCATCGTCGACGCGTCCATGCCGGCCATGATCCGCACCTCGGGCCACATGTGGGGTCCGGACGGCGGCGAGGCCGACACCCTGGCCACCATCCCGGACAGCAGCTACGCCGGGATCTACCAGGTCGTCATCGACGACTGCCGCGCCAACGGCGCCTACGACCCGTCGACGATGGGCTCCGTGCCCAACGTCGGTCTGATGGCGCAGAAGGCCGAGGAGTACGGCAGCCACGACAAGACCTTCGAGATCCCCGTCACCGGTACGGTGCGGGTCCTCGACGGCCAGGGCAACGCCGTGCTCGAGCACGCCGTCAGCGCCGGGGACATCTGGCGCATGTGCCAGACCAAGGACCTGCCGATCCAGGACTGGGTCAAGCTCGCCGTCACCCGCGCCCGCGCGACCGGCACCCCGGCCGTGTTCTGGCTCGACGAGGGACGCGCGCACGACGCCGCCCTGATCGCCAAGGTCAAGGCGTACCTCCCGGAGCACGACACGGACGGTCTGCAGATCGAGATCATGACGCCGGAGGACGCCATCGCGTTCTCCCTGGAGCGCATCCGCCGCGGCGAGGACACGATCTCCGTCACCGGCAACGTGCTGCGCGACTACCTGACCGACCTGTTCCCGATCCTGGAGCTGGGCACGAGCGCGAAGATGCTCTCCGTCGTCCCGCTCATGAACGGCGGCGGCCTCTTCGAGACGGGTGCCGGCGGTTCCGCGCCGAAGCACGTCCAGCAGCTCGTCAAGGAGAACTACCTGCGCTGGGACAGCCTCGGTGAGTTCCTCGCCCTGGCGGTCAGCTTCGAGCACCTCGCGCAGACGACGGGCAACGCACGCGCCCAGGTCCTCGCGGACACGCTCGACCGCGCGACCGGCACGTTCCTCAACGAGGACAAGTCGCCGAGCCGCAAGCTCGGTGGCATCGACAACCGCGGCAGCCACTTCTACCTGGCGCTCTACTGGGCCCAGGAGCTGGCCGCGCAGACCGACGACGCACAGCTCGCCGGGGCGTTCTCGGCGCTCGCCAAGACGCTCGGTGAGCAGGAGCAGACCATCGTCGGCGAGCTGGTCGCGGTCCAGGGCTCCCCGGCCGACATCGGGAGCTACTACCAGCCCGACCCGGAGAAGGCCTCGGCCGTCATGCGCCCGTCGGCGACCTTCAACCAGGCCATCGCGACGCTCGGCTGA
- a CDS encoding ATP-binding cassette domain-containing protein has product MTTPPVDRDLEQQSGPAPGAATVIRAAGLTKAYAKSSVPAVDGIDLRVRQGEIFGLLGPNGAGKTTTVGMLTARVVPTGGSAYVGDIDVVADPTLAKQLIAVVSQQNTLDRSLTVWENLYFHGLLFGIPRRESRRTADALLEQFHLSRWGKSSVFALSGGMAQRLMVARAIFHRPAVLFLDEPTAGLDPQGRLALWEALDGLIADGQTILLTTHNMDEADHLCDRVAIIDHGRILALDTPAALKQGLGADAVVTVATSGSQDGLAARLNSDIDGVVRTRLVDGAVEIQVKGAERLLPRVVTSAEAGGFELVDLSITESTLETVFISLTGQELRD; this is encoded by the coding sequence ATGACCACCCCCCCTGTCGACCGCGACCTGGAGCAGCAGAGCGGTCCGGCGCCCGGTGCGGCCACCGTCATCCGTGCCGCCGGACTCACCAAGGCCTACGCCAAGTCCTCCGTCCCTGCGGTGGACGGCATCGACCTCCGGGTGCGCCAGGGGGAGATCTTCGGACTGCTCGGGCCCAACGGGGCGGGCAAGACCACCACGGTCGGCATGCTGACCGCCCGGGTGGTGCCGACGGGGGGTTCGGCGTACGTCGGTGACATCGACGTGGTCGCGGACCCGACGCTGGCCAAGCAGCTCATCGCCGTCGTCAGCCAGCAGAACACCCTGGACCGCTCGCTGACGGTGTGGGAGAACCTGTACTTCCACGGCCTCCTGTTCGGCATCCCGCGCCGGGAGTCCCGCCGCACGGCCGACGCACTCCTCGAACAGTTCCATCTGTCCCGCTGGGGCAAGTCATCGGTGTTCGCCCTGTCCGGCGGGATGGCGCAGCGCCTGATGGTGGCCCGCGCGATCTTCCACCGCCCCGCCGTGCTCTTCCTCGACGAGCCGACGGCCGGACTGGACCCGCAGGGCAGGCTGGCTCTCTGGGAGGCGCTGGACGGGCTGATCGCGGACGGCCAGACCATCCTGCTCACCACGCACAACATGGACGAGGCCGACCACCTCTGCGACCGGGTGGCGATCATCGACCACGGCCGGATCCTCGCCCTGGACACGCCCGCGGCCCTCAAACAGGGGCTCGGCGCCGATGCCGTGGTCACGGTCGCTACCAGTGGCAGCCAGGACGGCCTGGCGGCCCGGCTGAACAGCGACATCGACGGCGTCGTCCGCACCCGGCTCGTCGACGGAGCCGTCGAGATCCAGGTCAAGGGCGCCGAGCGGCTGCTGCCGCGGGTCGTCACGAGTGCGGAGGCCGGCGGCTTCGAGCTGGTCGACCTCTCGATCACCGAGAGCACCCTGGAAACGGTGTTCATCAGCCTGACCGGACAGGAGCTGAGGGACTGA
- a CDS encoding ABC transporter permease has product MAASSAVPPPGDVPSAGRSGRPIGVRPARSAASSSRSALSALVRRDLTVLMKNFGEFAGRTVMQPFLLVFVFLYVFPLIGQGIGSGGGAKGESAFATVLVPGVVSIAIMFQGIQSVAIQMSQEFGFTREIEDRVQAPCPIWLVAVARVLSGSAQGLISAAIVLPIAAVVHAPGVHPQLSIHWWVVVTLIPLSCLTMTSLGLLLGTTFQPRNIGVMFGFVVLPLVFLGGTYYQWTKLAPVQVGGFHWLQVLVLVNPLIYMSEGMRAGFTDVSHMHLYVVYPVLAGFCALFLALGLRNFRRRVLS; this is encoded by the coding sequence ATGGCTGCGTCAAGTGCCGTCCCGCCGCCCGGTGACGTCCCGTCCGCGGGCCGGTCCGGGCGCCCCATCGGCGTACGGCCCGCCCGGTCGGCCGCGTCCTCCAGCCGCTCCGCGCTGAGCGCGCTCGTCCGGCGGGATCTGACCGTCCTGATGAAGAACTTCGGCGAGTTCGCGGGCCGGACCGTCATGCAGCCGTTCCTGCTGGTCTTCGTGTTCCTGTACGTGTTCCCCCTCATCGGCCAGGGCATCGGCTCGGGCGGCGGTGCCAAGGGGGAGTCGGCCTTCGCCACCGTGCTGGTCCCGGGGGTGGTGTCCATCGCGATCATGTTCCAGGGCATCCAGTCGGTCGCCATCCAGATGTCCCAGGAGTTCGGCTTCACCCGCGAGATCGAGGACCGGGTGCAGGCCCCGTGCCCGATCTGGCTGGTGGCGGTGGCGAGGGTGCTGTCCGGATCGGCCCAGGGACTGATCTCGGCGGCCATCGTGCTGCCGATCGCGGCCGTCGTGCACGCACCGGGGGTGCACCCCCAACTCAGCATCCACTGGTGGGTCGTGGTCACTCTGATCCCGCTGTCCTGCCTCACGATGACCTCGCTCGGACTGCTCCTGGGCACCACGTTCCAGCCGAGGAACATCGGCGTGATGTTCGGCTTCGTCGTGCTGCCGCTCGTCTTCCTCGGCGGCACCTACTACCAGTGGACCAAACTGGCCCCCGTGCAGGTGGGCGGATTCCACTGGCTCCAGGTGCTGGTGCTGGTCAACCCCCTGATCTACATGAGCGAGGGCATGCGGGCCGGCTTCACCGACGTGTCCCACATGCACCTGTACGTCGTCTATCCGGTTCTCGCCGGTTTCTGTGCGCTCTTCCTCGCCCTCGGGCTGCGCAACTTCCGCCGCCGCGTGCTGTCCTGA
- a CDS encoding lactonase family protein, whose amino-acid sequence MVTTGAGRAFIGSFTSAGGPGLVTASVDAEGALTVLGAVDTVPNPSFLAPAPGGSVLYAVSETGTGAAAAFDITGARPRPIGEPVAVGGADPTHLVLTGGHVVTANYSSGSVSVLPVRAADGGLDAPVSVLRHEGRGPDPARQEGPHAHQVTQDPTGRWVLSVDLGTDSVRVCALDGFTGELTVHGETALRPGSGPRHLAFHPAGTHVYVLNELEPTLTVCRWDAGAGTLEPVGRTSLLPEGTAGESYGSGVAVAPGGRFVWAANRGQDSISVLAIDASREKPVLTATVGCGGRWPRDLVVDPGGRRLYAANEHSGDVTWFDIDPRTGIPSRSGSVQVAAASCVVFA is encoded by the coding sequence GTGGTCACCACAGGCGCCGGGCGCGCGTTCATCGGGTCGTTCACCTCTGCGGGGGGACCGGGTCTCGTCACCGCCTCGGTGGACGCGGAGGGGGCGCTGACCGTGCTGGGCGCCGTCGACACCGTGCCGAACCCCTCGTTCCTCGCCCCGGCCCCCGGCGGCTCGGTCCTGTACGCCGTCTCCGAGACCGGCACGGGCGCGGCGGCGGCCTTCGACATCACCGGCGCGCGGCCCAGGCCGATCGGTGAGCCGGTCGCGGTGGGCGGCGCCGACCCCACCCACCTCGTACTCACCGGCGGGCATGTCGTCACGGCCAACTACAGCTCGGGAAGCGTCAGTGTGCTGCCCGTCCGTGCCGCCGACGGCGGACTGGACGCGCCCGTCTCCGTGCTGCGGCACGAGGGCCGGGGACCGGACCCGGCCCGCCAGGAGGGCCCGCACGCCCACCAGGTGACGCAGGACCCCACCGGGCGCTGGGTGCTGAGTGTCGACCTCGGCACCGACTCCGTACGGGTCTGCGCACTGGACGGCTTCACGGGCGAACTGACCGTGCACGGAGAGACCGCGCTGCGGCCCGGCAGCGGGCCGCGCCACCTGGCGTTCCACCCGGCGGGGACCCACGTCTACGTCCTGAACGAGCTGGAGCCCACGCTCACCGTCTGCCGGTGGGACGCCGGAGCGGGCACGCTGGAGCCGGTCGGCCGGACCTCGCTGCTGCCCGAGGGCACGGCGGGGGAGAGCTACGGCTCGGGAGTGGCCGTCGCGCCCGGCGGACGCTTCGTCTGGGCGGCGAACCGCGGGCAGGACAGCATCTCGGTCCTCGCCATCGACGCGAGCCGGGAGAAACCCGTCCTGACCGCCACGGTGGGCTGTGGTGGCAGGTGGCCGCGCGACCTCGTGGTGGACCCCGGAGGACGGCGGCTGTACGCGGCCAATGAGCACTCGGGGGACGTGACCTGGTTCGACATCGATCCGCGGACGGGGATTCCGAGCCGCTCCGGCTCCGTGCAGGTGGCCGCCGCCTCGTGCGTGGTGTTCGCCTGA
- a CDS encoding BadF/BadG/BcrA/BcrD ATPase family protein, with translation MTWVLGVDSGGSGLRVALAAADQALTGPAVSGSAASGSSASAPAVSDSVFSGSVVSRVPVRTGARGIEADHLLEQLLPMAEELLGRAGGTRVSAVAIGAAGMATLGDDLRAELPAALERSLGVRRLALAADGVTAYAGALGQRTGAVVAAGTGMIALGTDLSRWRRADGWGHLLGDCGGGAWIGRAGLEAGMRAYDGRRGGSAVLLERLEAVFGPAAGLPGRLYPRSDRPAVLASFAPEVARCSAGDPVAAAILRDAARQIAEAAAAVCPAEPARSGARCEVALTGGLFKMGDPLLTPVREEFAALLPSAAPVPAAGDPLVGAVLIASALATGSLRLPPHPQLLRVVAEQDTR, from the coding sequence GTGACCTGGGTGCTGGGGGTGGACTCCGGCGGCTCCGGGCTCCGGGTCGCGCTCGCCGCCGCGGATCAGGCGCTCACCGGGCCCGCTGTCTCCGGATCCGCAGCATCCGGATCCTCGGCCTCCGCGCCCGCGGTTTCCGATTCGGTGTTTTCCGGGTCCGTGGTCTCCCGGGTTCCCGTGCGCACCGGCGCCCGCGGCATCGAAGCGGACCATCTGCTGGAGCAGTTGCTGCCCATGGCGGAGGAACTGCTCGGCCGCGCAGGTGGCACCCGGGTGTCGGCGGTGGCGATCGGCGCCGCCGGAATGGCGACGCTCGGGGACGATCTGCGCGCGGAGCTGCCTGCGGCGCTGGAGCGCTCGCTCGGTGTACGGCGGCTGGCACTCGCCGCGGACGGGGTGACGGCGTACGCGGGCGCCCTGGGCCAGCGGACCGGAGCGGTCGTCGCAGCGGGTACCGGGATGATCGCGCTGGGCACCGACCTCAGCCGGTGGCGCCGGGCGGACGGCTGGGGCCATCTGCTCGGCGACTGCGGCGGCGGGGCCTGGATCGGCCGCGCCGGTCTGGAGGCCGGGATGCGGGCGTACGACGGACGGCGGGGCGGTTCGGCCGTGCTGCTGGAACGGCTGGAGGCCGTTTTCGGACCGGCGGCCGGCCTGCCGGGTCGCCTCTACCCGCGTTCGGACCGGCCGGCGGTGCTCGCCTCGTTCGCTCCGGAGGTGGCCCGGTGCTCGGCCGGCGACCCCGTGGCGGCCGCCATTCTGCGGGACGCGGCCCGGCAGATCGCCGAAGCCGCCGCCGCCGTGTGCCCGGCGGAGCCGGCCCGGTCAGGCGCGCGCTGTGAAGTAGCCCTCACGGGTGGTCTGTTCAAGATGGGAGACCCTCTGCTCACCCCCGTGCGCGAGGAGTTCGCCGCCCTGCTGCCGTCTGCGGCACCCGTGCCTGCGGCCGGAGATCCGCTGGTGGGAGCGGTACTCATCGCCTCGGCTCTCGCCACGGGGAGTCTTCGGCTGCCACCTCATCCACAGCTCTTGCGTGTGGTGGCGGAACAGGATACGCGATGA
- a CDS encoding uracil-DNA glycosylase, which produces MAARPLNEIVEAGWAQALAPAAERITAMGEFLRAEVAAGRTYLPSGANVLRAFQQPFDEVRVLIVGQDPYPTPGHAVGLSFSVAPEVRPVPGSLDNIFREMHADLGLPRPSNGDLTPWAEQGVLLLNRALTTAPRKPAAHRGKGWEDVTEQAIRALAARGKPLVSVLWGRDARNLRPLLGNLPAVESSHPSPMSADRGFFGSRPFSRTNDLLVRQGAQPVDWRLP; this is translated from the coding sequence GTGGCAGCACGACCGTTGAATGAAATTGTCGAGGCGGGGTGGGCGCAGGCGCTCGCTCCCGCAGCCGAACGGATCACGGCGATGGGCGAGTTCCTGCGCGCCGAGGTCGCCGCGGGACGCACTTATCTGCCGTCCGGGGCGAACGTGCTGCGCGCGTTCCAGCAGCCGTTCGACGAGGTGCGCGTTCTGATCGTCGGCCAGGATCCGTATCCGACACCGGGGCACGCCGTGGGGCTGAGCTTCTCGGTGGCGCCCGAGGTACGGCCGGTACCCGGCAGTCTGGACAACATCTTCCGCGAGATGCACGCGGACCTGGGCCTGCCCCGCCCCTCCAACGGCGATCTGACGCCATGGGCCGAGCAGGGCGTACTGCTGCTCAACAGGGCGCTGACGACGGCGCCGCGCAAACCGGCGGCACACCGCGGCAAGGGCTGGGAGGACGTGACCGAGCAGGCCATCCGGGCCCTGGCCGCCCGGGGGAAGCCGCTGGTCTCGGTGTTGTGGGGACGCGACGCCCGTAACCTCCGGCCCCTGCTGGGGAACCTCCCGGCGGTCGAATCGTCCCATCCCTCCCCCATGTCGGCGGACCGCGGCTTCTTCGGTTCGCGCCCCTTCAGCCGGACCAACGACCTGCTGGTACGCCAGGGGGCCCAGCCAGTGGACTGGCGGCTGCCGTGA